A genomic stretch from Erigeron canadensis isolate Cc75 chromosome 9, C_canadensis_v1, whole genome shotgun sequence includes:
- the LOC122583002 gene encoding lysM domain receptor-like kinase 4: protein MKCCTRYIYIVLVLFFVKMIKSSHGQAFYDATSCRQDGNAPGTRYTCINTTLTKNSCETFLIYRANNQFATISAISTLFGLTPDTLLEINHIDSPLETLFVDREVIIPVSCSCSDGFFQSRLNYTVNGNATYTDIGCGFFEGLVKKITLVEENLNQEVIKVGNVLNIPLKCDCPNNNDYKYLVTYPLVSGDSIRKVSTKFGISRDNILAINNISLDTTIYPETTILVPLQSKPVIDFNIPNLQPPTPGFLSTSPVERNVKPEKLRKVYIVVAVIGFGLVLAILVVTGLYLKALNRCRRDLFVIPSTLRSSFTSFSTPPLSSPRSRPSPATRSSPNSCLSPDLLASIKYSLYNFTIEEIKSITKDFSKDCKVSENTYKGLLDDVQVLIKEIKFSEIRHVIDLHSKINHVNIVKLVGVCYNESSWSYIVLQCPSNGSLRDCLANSLSLTWHRRTQIAFDVATGLHYLHYCIVPPYMQTGLDSANIFVTSKWKAKLVVLSRNPNNGTIGSSTFEYENFDALKMLEKEDIFEFGMVLLEILSGKVKTDGKLLRESIGFLGGEGGEGGCFENLRTFMDPCLKEGYSLAEALCLGVLAKACVESDPLHRPSMEDILKVLARMV from the coding sequence ATGAAATGTTGCACAAGATATATTTATATCGTGTTAGTACTATTTTTCGTGAAAATGATCAAGTCGAGCCACGGGCAAGCATTCTATGATGCTACATCTTGTCGACAAGATGGTAACGCTCCCGGAACAAGGTACACTTGCATCAACACAACGTTAACCAAAAATTCGTGTGAAACTTTCTTGATTTATCGAGCAAATAATCAGTTTGCAACCATCTCCGCCATCTCCACCTTGTTTGGATTGACACCCGACACGTTGCTTGAAATAAACCATATTGATTCACCTTTAGAAACTCTCTTCGTAGATAGAGAAGTTATCATTCCCGTTAGTTGTTCTTGCTCAGATGGCTTTTTCCAAAGCAGATTAAACTACACGGTCAATGGAAACGCAACATACACTGACATAGGTTGTGGGTTTTTTGAAGGATTGGTGAAAAAGATCACACTTGTTGAAGAAAATCTGAATCAAGAAGTTATTAAGGTTGGTAATGTTCTTAACATCCCCTTAAAATGTGATTGtccaaataataatgattataagtaTTTGGTCACATATCCTTTGGTTTCAGGAGATTCTATTAGAAAAGTAAGTACAAAATTTGGTATTTCTAGAGATAATATCTTGGCTATCAACAATATAAGCCTTGATACAACTATCTACCCTGAAACAACTATTTTGGTACCGTTACAATCCAAACCCGTAATTGATTTCAATATCCCGAATCTTCAACCACCAACCCCAGGATTTCTTTCAACAAGCCCTGTCGAAAGAAATGTGAAACCTGAGAAGCTCAGGAAAGTATACATTGTTGTCGCGGTCATTGGGTTTGGTTTAGTACTAGCTATATTAGTTGTGACTGGTTTGTATTTAAAAGCGTTAAATAGATGCAGACGCGACCTTTTTGTCATACCTTCGACGCTTAGAAGCTCTTTTACATCATTTTCAACACCTCCACTTAGCTCCCCTAGATCAAGGCCAAGCCCGGCCACTAGAAGCTCACCAAACTCGTGTTTGTCACCCGACCTTCTTGCTAGCATAAAATATTCTTTGTATAATTTCACAATTGAGGAAATTAAAAGCATCACGAAAGATTTTAGCAAAGATTGTAAAGTGAGTGAAAATACTTATAAAGGGTTGCTTGATGATGTCCAAGTACTAATCAAAGAGATTAAATTCTCTGAGATTCGACATGTAATTGATCTCCATTCGAAAATTAATCATGTCAACATTGTGAAATTAGTTGGGGTATGTTATAACGAGTCGTCGTGGTCATATATTGTGTTACAATGCCCATCAAATGGGAGTTTAAGGGATTGTTTAGCTAATTCTTTAAGTTTGACATGGCATCGAAGAACTCAAATCGCGTTTGATGTCGCGACAGGGTTGCACTACCTACACTATTGCATTGTCCCTCCCTATATGCAAACAGGACTAGATAGTGCAAATATATTTGTGACATCAAAATGGAAGGCAAAATTGGTAGTTTTGTCGCGAAATCCAAATAATGGCACCATTGGATCATCCACTTTTGAGTATGAGAACTTTGATGCACTAAAGATGTTAGAAAAAGAGGATATTTTTGAATTCGGGATGGTTTTGCTCGAGATTTTATCAGGTAAAGTAAAGACGGATGGTAAATTGTTGCGCGAATCTATCGGTTTTTTAGGAGGAGAGGGGGGAGAAGGGggttgttttgaaaatttgaggACCTTTATGGATCCTTGTTTGAAAGAGGGTTACTCTTTGGCAGAGGCATTGTGTTTAGGAGTATTGGCTAAAGCTTGTGTGGAAAGTGATCCATTGCATAGACCATCTATGGAGGATATTCTTAAAGTTCTTGCTAGAATGGTATGA